The Dama dama isolate Ldn47 chromosome X, ASM3311817v1, whole genome shotgun sequence nucleotide sequence TAAGTGGAGTCAAGCTGgttgaaaaaaaatctaagaaccaGATTCAATGGATAGGACCTGATCTTAgctatttggaaatagggcctgAACAGAGGAAGCTGCAGGAGGAACTTTTTGACTTATCAGAGAAAGAAGCAGCTCTGGATGAATTAATTAAGGATTGTTCTCAACAGATGTTTGAGTTAATAGAggacagagaaaacaaagatcTAGCATATGTGTCATATCAAGATATTCATAGCCTTGAAGCCTTCCGTGAACAGACTATGTTTGCAATTAATGCTCCGGCGGAAACCAGCTTCGATATTTTGTATCCCAACGATGAGTCTGTCTCAGTATATATGAAGAGCACCCAAGGGCCCATCAATGTTTATGTATGTCAAATGACGCAGCAGGATGTTTCAAGTGTTGAAACATTGGATGGTGTAGGAACCTTTTCGTCTGAAAGCACACAGCCAGAACACCTTcaccctgagaaagaagaatatccTCCAGAGCAGAGTGAAGAATTGCTTGAAGTGAAAACTAATGGCATGTGAGGATCCAGGTATTGAGTCTTTGGGGACATCCGGGTGGGTGAATTACACTGGGTGGGTGATTCTCAGAGGAATAAATCATCCCCGATGCTTTCTCATTCTCCCTTACAGCAATAAGGCCAGGGGTAACTTTGAGCAGTTCACTACTTAGATTACTGGATAATTACGGTTTCTGcatttgaaaataactttttaaagcaaTAATTATTCCCTGTTTTTTTGCCAGTGAAATAGACATCTTGCCTCCTGAAATTACTCCATCACACAGAGTATCACTGAAACTGTTGGGCAGGCTGGATGGACCGCTGTTTGTGGACTCTGCCCTTTGCTGCTTGGATCAGGTGTTTTTATCACAAGAGAAACTGCCTTAATACGGGTTAATGCATGCATCTGGACATGATGTCtttgtgtatatttgtataaTGTTTAGATTGCTTATGAAGTATTTCAAAGTGAGACTTTTTACCCTTGTATAACCAAAATAATGTCTATGTGGAGAGTATCAGACATACTATCTAATTTCTCTGTTCTTTATAACTGACTAGAACCTCAGAGAATGAGGGTTAGAGAAGagttttttccaaaattttatatGCAGAGTTATCAtaaatatgcttatttttaaagtttgtggAGTTAATTAATGTATTTCACTACGGTTCCCAGTGCTAAAATTGGACTTCAAGGTCCCTACAGATTGATTGTGTTGGAGCAGACTGGTGGCATGCCCCAGGCTTTGGGGGCAAGTGTAGAAATGCCATCAGATCATGGCTTAATAATTCCTTACAAGATGTGAATTCATGGTGACAATTGAAAACtattttaacctttaaaaaaaattttaaagtttactgTGGACCATTGTTAAAGTCTGTTGAATTTGTTATGGTATTGTTTCTGTTCTATGTTTTTGGTTCTGTggtcttagctcctcaaccagggattgaacacacacccctgcattggaaggcaaagtcttaaccactggaccaccaggggagacccctattttaaccttttttgcaagcagattctgtaatatgtttctgcatgtagccttGCTCTTCAGTCAAAGGGATTTACTTATGATGACCTAATGGTACCCTGCCCTCTCTCCAGCTCTAGTTAATCATTTCCAAGTACCTAGTATTTCTGCTTCATTATGTAAAGCATGtaccactctgtgcctcagtttactcagtAGTTTACcattagactgtgagctccttgagggacTTTGTCGTATTGTTAAGCCCATTGCCTTGCACCAACATCTGGCACAtaaaaagtgctcaataaatgtttgaacAAATCAGTGAGTGGGTCAGTGAATGGTAAACTTAGACTAATAATATTTGGCTTATGGAGCATAACAAGGTTCTTGTGTCATTCAAATTCATATCTTAAGCTTCTCTTGCTTTCAAAGAAAGAATTGAAGCAACATGAAATTAAGACCATGTATAAAAAGAGCATAAGaatcaaaaatcaaaatattggGAGATAATACTGAGCAGTTAGGAGTTGCACATCTGTGAGCTCCAGTGACTTTTGCCAGTCTTGCCCCTCTGCTGAACACCAGCCTCCTCCCTACTGGTGTAGCCCCTGCCGACTGCCTCTGCCAGTCTGGGACTGCTCATTGTGCTCCTTGGGCACAGGTGATGAACATGAGAGTTTTAGCAGGTTTGTGTATCGGTCAGGTGCTCCTTGGACAGGGCCAGGCTGTGCATTGTAGAGTTGGCAGTGTCGAGTTGTGCATTGTAGAGTCACCTAAtagaagggaaggagaagaggagagtcccgttaacatttattttaagggaagagacagaagaaaaagcCTTTCCTGAGAGGGAATAATGAGAGGAAGGGGAAAAACAACTGAAGAAGGTGGTGCTCCCCAAACCAACAAAGGAAGCATGGCCACAAGTGATAGCATCCTTTCAAAGCAGCAGTTTCTTACTTGTGAGATATGACAAACACTCTACTTTGCAAAGTGTTCTGagtaaaaatgaaatcatgtaaACTTGTAAATAACCTCAAAGGGCCTCCTGTCTCTTTCCTCTTCAGATCCACCAACTTTCCCTTCGTGTTGCTGTCAGTGTGTTGATCTGGTTCAGCTCACCCCTACTCCCTTCTACTTCTCAGCTTTAATGTGCGAAAGAAGCTTTCCAGTCTTACAGCCAGGCTCATGGATGAGGGATGAGTAAATTAATCCTTGTTAAGTCTAAGGGAGCTAGGGCTCCCTTATAGGTAAAACAGAAGTTGTGATGCATCACCTTGGTCATGTTTTGTTTCTTAAGTTTATGAGTTTGAGTGACTTCTGCATAAATAATATCTTACTATCCTTAATATCCACAACAATTATGTCAGATATTGAATAGCTACCTGAACTATCAAATAACCCAAATATCAGTAGAAAATAATTTAGGATATTTTGTTATAGCTACTCATTCATGCTTCTCTAAATGTGTATATCTGTCAGGTGTATGAttttctgtaactccattttgttttcaagattttggatcatttttattatcattattctaaattctttttcaggtagattccctatctcctcctcttttgtttggcttggtgggcatttttcatgttcctttacctgctgggtatttctctgccttttcatcttacttagtttgctgtgtttggggtggcctttctgtattctggtagtctgtggttccttttttttttaaattttttaattttttttacatttatttttatgtggaggtttctcccagtgggtggggttggacgattggcttgtcaaggtttcctggttagggaagcttgcgtcggtgttctggtgggtggagctggatttcttctctctggagtgcaatggggtgtccagtagtgagttttgagatgggtctatgggtttggtgtgactttgggcagcctgtatattgacgctcagggctatgttcctgcgttgctggagaatttgtgtggtatgtcttgttctggaacttattggctcttgggtggtggttggtttcagtgtaggtatggaggcttttggatgatctcttactAGTTAatattccctgtagtcaggagttctctagtgttctcaggttttgggcttaagcctcttgcgtctggatttcagtcttattcttccagtagcctcaagacttctccatccatacagcactgataatcaAACTTccaggttaatggtgaaaggattctccatagtgagggacacccagagagtttcacagagttacatgaagaagaggagagggaggaaggagatagaggtgagcaggaggagaaaaagggggattcaagagaagagagacagatctaggcagtactctgttccctaagtgttctcagcagcccagaacacacacagagattcacagaattgggttaaaaagggtgggggggaggaaatagaggtgatctgggggagaaaaaggagagtcaaaagggggagagagtaatcaaaccagtaatcacactcctgagtaaaaatgggtactgaaggttggattcttaaatgtccaaaattgatatcaaatactgaaaaacaaagattgaaaatctcgagtagaggttagactcttaaaaatacaatattaaaaaaaaacaaaacaagaaatatatatgaagttccctttaaaaatagggtccccccttttttttgcagggttatagtgggttataaaaatgaaaattaaggagtaatagaggacttaaaaaaaagaaaaaaatttttaattaaaaaaaataatagtaaaaatatatctaggaatttctctggagctgttgcgggcagtgtgggttcagttcagtttcagatagctccttgttccagcttacacttcttgatatctataggccccttccagtgtagttggtgttaactccagggattttaatctgttgcactggtcacttctaaagcagttccctttgtttatttggcttctgtttgcaggtctcttcagtgtctaatttccgccctgatacaagggggcagaggtggtctcttgtttaggttcgcttgttcagtcgtgctgtggggagggggggcactgcagacaaatgtcactggcctttgtggggagcactcgcagtgttccggccacactgggtttgcccccgctcacagcCTGTGTGCTttcccccgtctacactgctcaggctccaggctgctctacagggagcgggccctgagttgcgtgcggttccagtttttgggtacTCTACAAAGGCGCAGGCTTGgtcgggcctgcgttttgtgccttccctggccagAGCAGCTCAGAcaaccaggagcttgacgggcgcactctcccggGGTGCGGTGCACcttatcccctccgcggtcccagcctcagtttccaggcgTGCAGGTTCGGTgcaccttgtgtctcttctggggagctgatctctggctgtgaccctcctggcggatgtcaaccatccagaatctcaggaagtctttggttagaaactggaagcctgtttgcagtttgg carries:
- the LOC133052124 gene encoding transcription factor E2F6-like gives rise to the protein MKIPRCYASLSRLTQRFMALLRSSPGGVLDLNKAAAALGVRKRRVYDVISVLSGVKLVEKKSKNQIQWIGPDLSYLEIGPEQRKLQEELFDLSEKEAALDELIKDCSQQMFELIEDRENKDLAYVSYQDIHSLEAFREQTMFAINAPAETSFDILYPNDESVSVYMKSTQGPINVYVCQMTQQDVSSVETLDGVGTFSSESTQPEHLHPEKEEYPPEQSEELLEVKTNGM